From Flexistipes sp.:
GGATAATAGGTATAGATCCGGAAGCCGGTATAATGTTGAAAACAAGGGAAGCAATTGAAGAATATAATCTGGACAGTTTCAGATTAATTTCTATTAGTGAGCAAAATATGTTAAATGAGCTGGAGCGTGCCATAAGATATAAACGATGGATTGTTGTCACCGGCTGGGAACCCCACTGGATTTTTGCAAGGTGGGATCTGAAGTTTCTGGATGACCCCAAAAATGTATATGGCGACGGCGGGTATATAGCTACTGTTGTCAGAAAGGGACTTAAAGACGATATGCCTTCAATTTACAAGTTTCTGGACAATTTTAACTGGCAAAAAGATGATATTGAACAGGTTATGATGTGGATTCATCAAGACAGAGGGAATTTTCCTTACGAAAAAGCCCTTCGGTGGATTAAAGCCAATGAAAACAAAATACAAAATTGGCTGAATTAATATTATATAAGGAGAAATCATGTTTAGGGAGACTTTTTTACGCTATAGATACGGCTGCCTGAAACTATTTGCCAGAGAGGGAGACAGCGTGGTTTTCATGGGTTCAGCCTTTATAGTTCACAATGAAGGTTACCTGGTAACCTCTGCACATCTGCTTTACACACAGCAGAATCTTCTTGTAATTACAGGTGCATCCGGGGATGATTTTCATCATGTGTCCAATGAGGAGCATACACCGATACCTGTTAATGTGGTTGAAATTGATCATGACAGAGATCTTGCCCTTTTGAAAATTGATACGGAGATAAAGATTGAAATGCCTGACCATCTTATCGGTGTACCGGATAATGTTCATATCGGTCACTATGTGTCATGTGTGGGCTACCCTTTTGGTTTTCATCATGTGTTTAACCAGGCTATTCAATCAGCAATTGTATCAGCAAAAATGAAAACAAAAAACGGAACGAATATTTTTCTGTTTAACTCGATGATACATTTAGGCACCAGAGGCGGACAGCTCATTGACGTTGAAGAAGGCCGGGTTATCGGTGTTGTGGCAGGACAGTTTGATCCATTTGAAGCAGCACCTAAATTCATGAGAGAAGAAGATTTGCCGGGGTCAAGTTTTTCCTATGCCATTTCTATTGAATACGTTGAAGATATGCTGAAAGAACAAGGGGTGGAGATTATTTGATTTTGTCAATTTCATCCATCATGCGGCGGTAACATGATGGACATAACCCGTGTGTCAGTTGGGGAAGTTTTGTTTTTAAAAACAGTTCCAGTTTTTTTAGTGCATCTTCAACCTCACTCCAGGTGTTTTTGTCAGTTTTGATTTTTTTGCACATGCTGCATACTGTGATTAACTCAGAACCTTCTTTGTTTTTCGCTAATATGTTTACTTTACAACGTTTCTCTGTCTTTAATGTATAACTTTTAAAAAGAATTTCTCCATAGTTTAAAGGGGAGATTTCCATTTCAAGAAATCTTCTTTCTGCGGGGGAGTCACAACGGAAAGGAAATTTAACAGACTTGCCTGAATTTCTCACAGTTTCGATAATAGTCTGATAGAGAAACCTTGTCTCAGGGTCACAGATACAGTCAAATATGTGCATTCCATAAACGAATTCTTTCTTACACTTTATGCCGCAGTCATTTAAGCGTGCAAACCTTATCCATGCCTGATCGATATAATTTATTCGGTCTTTTTTGTCGATTTTGTATTCAATCGTTTCAGCTGCGATAACTTTTACTCCTATACGAATTACAGGCAAATTTTAATTCTGTAATTTTATTTAAGAAACCAAACAATACCATTATAAAACGAATATAAAAATATGTATATCTTTTACTTTATAATCAGTACCAATTTCTTTAT
This genomic window contains:
- a CDS encoding S1 family peptidase, producing MFRETFLRYRYGCLKLFAREGDSVVFMGSAFIVHNEGYLVTSAHLLYTQQNLLVITGASGDDFHHVSNEEHTPIPVNVVEIDHDRDLALLKIDTEIKIEMPDHLIGVPDNVHIGHYVSCVGYPFGFHHVFNQAIQSAIVSAKMKTKNGTNIFLFNSMIHLGTRGGQLIDVEEGRVIGVVAGQFDPFEAAPKFMREEDLPGSSFSYAISIEYVEDMLKEQGVEII